A single genomic interval of Elusimicrobiota bacterium harbors:
- a CDS encoding transposase — MYSKQLLLFPTNLDQYDAIFDHLNLSAIKEPEHVTGRPTISLRGICRLLIYKNLRTIQTLTELDTEVHNNPAIVYKCGLEDIPSRHRYEEFLHTIPNEILQKVLKTQIKTLI; from the coding sequence ATGTATTCAAAACAACTACTTTTATTCCCTACAAACTTAGACCAGTATGATGCTATATTTGACCACCTTAACCTTTCTGCTATTAAAGAACCTGAACATGTAACAGGTAGACCTACCATATCTCTACGAGGAATCTGTCGTTTGCTTATCTATAAAAATCTTCGCACAATACAAACCTTAACTGAATTAGATACTGAAGTTCACAACAATCCAGCAATCGTCTATAAATGTGGCCTTGAAGATATTCCATCAAGACATCGCTACGAAGAATTCCTTCACACTATTCCCAATGAAATATTACAGAAAGTTCTAAAAACACAAATCAAAACTCTTATAT